In the genome of Caldisphaera lagunensis DSM 15908, the window AAAAAACTATGAGGTTGTGAAAAAATACAAAGTTGAGATACCGTCTAAAATAAAAGGCACATTAAAATGCAATAATCCAACATGCATAACAAGAAAATCCAATGAGCCAATAACAAGTAGCTTTACTTTACTAAGCAAAGATAAAATAAAGTTACAATGTGATTATTGTGGATCAATATTAACAGAAGACGATATAATAAAGGAACTTATTGGCGAATCTCAATGATTTCTATTTGTGGTTATTTGTATGATTATAGAGGATTTTTAGGAAATGGTTGTGTTAACATAAATGATCAAGGTACAATTGATTCAATTAGCAAATTGCCAAAGATGGAAAAAGTTTACAAATTTGAAAAATATATTATTGGTCCAGGTTTAGTTGATCTTCACGTACATTTAAGGGGTTTGGATCTATCATATAAAGAAGATGAAGAAACTGGAACCAAATCCGCTCTAAAATCTGGAATCACTTTAGTTGTAGATATGCCAAACACAAAACCTAGACTAGATAATTACTCAGCAATCAAATCAAAGCTTAATAGTTTAAAAGAAAAAAGCTATACGGATTATGGAGTTTATTCAGCGATACCAAAGAATACAAAAGATATGGAAGAGGTTTTAAAACTACCAATTGCAGGATTTAAAATTTATCCTGAAGATATTGGGAATAGAAAAGATATGATAAAAGAGGTTTTAAAATTAAATAGGTTTACAATAGTTCATCCTGAATTGCCTGAGGCGGAAAAAATCCATGATGAAGAAAACCTTTTAAGAGGCATATTAAGAGGTTGCCATCTAGAAGGTGCAGCTGTAGATGTTATTCATAAATTTAATGAAAATGCAAAGGTTCATATAACCCATGCAAGCTGTCCTTCAACAGTTTTAGAAGCAAAAAAATTCGGTTATACTGTAGATACAACACCGCACCATTTATTTTATAACAGCAAAAATCAAGGGTGTTATTATAGGGTAAATCCTCCTTTAAGGGAAGAATATATAAGGGAAAATTTAATGAAATTGTTTATAGATGGTAATATAGATGCCTTGTGCAGCGATCATGCACCCCATTCTAAAAAAGAAAAGGAAAACTTTAAGACATGCCCTTCAGGAATCCCATGGCTTGGAAGTTGGCCTTGGCTTATTTTTAGGCTTGTTAAATATGACCTCATTAAAATATCTAATTTCTTTTATTATATATCATATTCTCCCTCAAAAATTTTGGGCTTAAATAATTATGGTTCTTTAGAAAAAGGAAAAAGAGGAAATATAATAACCATAGATAAAGATAAAGTTTGGAGATTTATAGAAACATATAGTAAAGCACCTTATTATAATCATTTTATGGAAGAAAATTATGGATTTGTTACAAATGCATTCATAGGAGGAGAATTGGTTTTAGATAATGATAACATAATAAAAGGGAAAAATATAATAAATCCTTTTTAATCATTTAATGCCTTTTTTACTCTATAAGACCTTTGATATACAGTTATTGCCCCTAGAATTGCTATTATAACTATTATAATGTTTCCTACTAAATAATATTTTAATAGAGCTAATATTGATGCTACAAATAGAAGAATAAGCCTTTCGCTTCTTTCCAGTAAGCCAATTCCTTCCATTTTTATTCCTAGCAATTCCCCCTTTGATCTAGCATAGCTTACAATCTCTGAAAAACCCAATGCAATTATTGATAAATATGGATTTAGACCTTCAAATATTAAGGCTAAGAAGAAAAGCATGTCTGAAATCCTATCTGTTAATGAATCAAGATAAGCCCCAAATTTCGTCGTTTTATTTGTTGCCCTTGCTATTGCTCCATCTACAACATCCATTAAACCAGATAATACAATCATTATTGGTATTGCTATAAAAAATTTAAAATATGCCAATGTTGGTGCTAATATAGCAAATAAAAATCCTATTGTTGTTGCAGCATTTGGTGTTAAACCTATTTTAGATAAATATTTTCCTACAGTTTTTGGTAATATTTCATTTACATACTTTCTTAGTTTACCTAGCAAAATAATTACCTCATGCGATTATTAAGTATATCTTCCAGCATTTATTCCCAATACTTGTCCTGTTACTCCGCGAGATAATGTTGGATCTGAGAAGAAGTATACTGCTTCCGCTATATCTTCTGGCTTAAGCAATATTTTTAAAGGATGCAATTCAATTATACTTTTTTTCTTGTTTTCATCTTTTAAAAATTCTGCTACCAAATCTGTTTCCACAAAACTTGGGGCAACAGCA includes:
- the pyrC gene encoding dihydroorotase, giving the protein MISICGYLYDYRGFLGNGCVNINDQGTIDSISKLPKMEKVYKFEKYIIGPGLVDLHVHLRGLDLSYKEDEETGTKSALKSGITLVVDMPNTKPRLDNYSAIKSKLNSLKEKSYTDYGVYSAIPKNTKDMEEVLKLPIAGFKIYPEDIGNRKDMIKEVLKLNRFTIVHPELPEAEKIHDEENLLRGILRGCHLEGAAVDVIHKFNENAKVHITHASCPSTVLEAKKFGYTVDTTPHHLFYNSKNQGCYYRVNPPLREEYIRENLMKLFIDGNIDALCSDHAPHSKKEKENFKTCPSGIPWLGSWPWLIFRLVKYDLIKISNFFYYISYSPSKILGLNNYGSLEKGKRGNIITIDKDKVWRFIETYSKAPYYNHFMEENYGFVTNAFIGGELVLDNDNIIKGKNIINPF
- the pgsA gene encoding archaetidylinositol phosphate synthase, whose amino-acid sequence is MLGKLRKYVNEILPKTVGKYLSKIGLTPNAATTIGFLFAILAPTLAYFKFFIAIPIMIVLSGLMDVVDGAIARATNKTTKFGAYLDSLTDRISDMLFFLALIFEGLNPYLSIIALGFSEIVSYARSKGELLGIKMEGIGLLERSERLILLFVASILALLKYYLVGNIIIVIIAILGAITVYQRSYRVKKALND